A portion of the Lolium rigidum isolate FL_2022 chromosome 1, APGP_CSIRO_Lrig_0.1, whole genome shotgun sequence genome contains these proteins:
- the LOC124683795 gene encoding acyl transferase 7-like, with protein MRSGGVAAAAAVTRVAQRVVAPSAPTPGGELPLSWLDRYPTQRALIESLHVFKGRAAGDDAGESPVEAIERALAAALVSYYPIAGRLAANDAGELVVDCTGEGVWFVEATACCTLEEVDYLEYPLMVPKDELLPHPAYPADDPLAEDSLILLVQVTRFECGGFVVGFRFSHAVADGPGAAQFMSAMGEIARGRSAPSLEPAWGREVIPCPPAASVGPLPIPTELRLQYLAMDISTEYIDHFKARFLDQTGHRCSAFEVLIAKAWQARTRAFAFASGSPVHVCFAMNARPALRAPALPHGFYGNCYYIMRVSAPAEAVSDAPLSDVVRLIREGKKRLPAEFARWSRGELDADPYRITSDYRTLLVSDWSRLGFAEVDYGWGAPVHVVPLTNLDYIATCILVRPSAHKPGARLITQCVADDGVDAFHRDMMRLDD; from the exons ATGAGGAGCGGGGGAGTGGCCGCAGCGGCTGCCGTGACGCGCGTGGCGCAGCGGGTGGTGGCCCCGTCGGCGCCCACGCCCGGCGGCGAGCTCCCGTTGTCCTGGCTCGACCGCTACCCCACGCAGCGCGCCCTCATCGAGTCCCTCCACGTCTTCaagggccgcgccgccggcgacgacgcCGGGGAGTCCCCGGTGGAGGCCATCGAGCGCGCCCTGGCTGCCGCGCTCGTCAGCTACTACCCCATCGCCGGCCGCCTCGCGGCGAACGACGCCGGCGAGCTCGTCGTTGACTGCACCGGCGAGGGCGTGTGGTTCGTGGAGGCCACGGCCTGCTGCACCCTGGAGGAGGTGGACTACCTCGAGTACCCGCTCATGGTTCCCAAGGACGAGCTCCTGCCGCACCCCGCCTACCCCGCCGACGACCCCCTCGCCGAGGACTCCCTAATCCTTCTCGTCCAG GTGACGAGGTTCGAGTGCGGCGGCTTCGTGGTCGGGTTCCGGTTCAGCCACGCCGTGGCGGACGGGCCGGGCGCGGCGCAGTTCATGTCGGCGATGGGCGAGATCGCGCGCGGGCGGTCGGCGCCGTCGCTGGAGCCGGCGTGGGGCCGCGAGGTGATCCCGTGCCCGCCGGCCGCGTCCGTGGGCCCGCTCCCGATCCCGACGGAGCTCCGGCTGCAGTACCTGGCCATGGACATCTCGACGGAGTACATCGACCACTTCAAGGCGCGGTTCCTGGACCAGACGGGCCACCGCTGCAGCGCGTTCGAGGTGCTCATCGCCAAGGCGTGGCAGGCGCGCACCCGGGCCTTCGCCTTCGCCAGCGGCTCCCCCGTGCACGTCTGCTTCGCCATGAACGCGCGCCCGGCGCTCCGTGCCCCCGCGCTGCCCCACGGCTTCTACGGCAACTGCTACTACATCATGCGCGTGTCGGCGCCCGCCGAGGCCGTCTCCGACGCGCCGCTCAGCGACGTGGTGCGCCTGATCCGGGAGGGCAAGAAGCGCCTCCCCGCCGAGTTCGCCCGGTGGAGCCGCGGCGAGCTGGACGCCGACCCGTACCGGATCACCTCCGACTACCGGACGCTGCTCGTCTCCGACTGGTCGCGCCTCGGGTTCGCCGAGGTCGACTACGGCTGGGGCGCGCCCGTGCACGTCGTGCCGCTCACCAACCTCGACTACATCGCCACCTGCATCCTCGTCCGCCCCTCCGCGCACAAGCCCGGCGCGCGCCTCATCACCCAGTGCGTCGCCGACGACGGCGTCGACGCCTTCCACCGGGACATGATGCGACTCGACGACTGA